In the genome of Columba livia isolate bColLiv1 breed racing homer chromosome 10, bColLiv1.pat.W.v2, whole genome shotgun sequence, one region contains:
- the UBA3 gene encoding NEDD8-activating enzyme E1 catalytic subunit isoform X7, whose protein sequence is MAVDVGCGDTGDWDGRWNHVKKFLERSGPFTHPDFEPGTQALDFLLSTCKVLVIGAGGLGCELLKNLALSGFRQIHVIDMDTIDVSNLNRQFLFRPKDVGRPKAEVAAEFLNSRIPNCAVVAYFKKIQDMDESFYRQFHIIVCGLDSVIARRWINGMLMSFLHYEDGVLDPSSIIPLIDGGTEGFKGNVRVIIPGMTACVECTLELYPPQVNFPMCTIASMPRLPEHCIEYVRILQWPKEQPFGEGVALDGDDPEHIQWIYQKSLERASQFNIKGVTYRLTQGVVKRIIPAVASTNAAIAAVCATEVFKIATSAYIPLNNYLVFNDVDGLYTYTFEAERKENCPACSQLPQNIEISPSAKLQEILDYLTNNASLQMKSPAITATMYGGNKTLYLQTVASIEERTRPNLSKTLKELGLVDGQELAVADVTTPQTMLFKLHFTT, encoded by the exons ATGGCTGTTGATGTTGGGTGTGGGGACACTGGAGACTGGGATGGTCGCTGGAACCATGTAAAGAAGTTCCTCGAGCGATCTGGACCATTCACACATCCTGATTTCGAGCCAGGCACTCAA GCTCTTGACTTTTTGTTAAGCACATGTAAAGTACTGGTTATTGGAGCAGGAGGATTAGGATGTGAACTCCTGAAAAACCTG GCCCTGTCTGGGTTTAGACAGATCCATGTTATTGACATGGATACTATAGATGTTTCTAATCTTAACCGACAGTTTCTGTTTCG ACCGAAGGATGTTGGGAGACCAAAAGCAGAAGTTGCAGCAGAATTCCTGAACAGCCGCATTCCCAACTGTGCTGTTGTAGC atattttaaaaagattcaAGACATGGATGAAAGCTTCTATCGAC aaTTTCATATTATTGTTTGTGGGCTGGACTCGGTAATTGCAAGAAGATGGATAAATGGGATGCTG ATGTCATTTCTACATTATGAAGATGGTGTACTGGATCCAAGTTCCATCATACCTTTAATAGACGGAGGAACAGAAGGTTTTAAAGGAAACGTTCGTGTGATTATTCCTGGTATGACAGCATGTGTTGAGTGCACGCTTGAGCTTTATCCACCACAG GTCAATTTTCCCATGTGTACTATTGCATCTATGCCCAGACTGCCAGAACATTGTATTGAGTACGTCAGGATATTGCAGTGGCCAAAAGAGCAACCTTTTGGAG AAGGTGTTGCATTGGATGGAGATGACCCTGAACATATACAGTGGATTTACCAGAAGTCTTTAGAAAGAGCATCACAATTTAATATCAAAGGTGTTACATACAGACTCACCCAAG GGGTGGTTAAACGAATTATTCCAGCAGTAGCTTCTACAAATGCAGCAATTGCAG CCGTTTGTGCCactgaagtttttaaaatagcCACAAG TGCATACATTCCCCTTAACAACTACTTGGTGTTTAATGATGTGGATGGATTGTACACGTACACGTTTGAAGCTGAAAGAAAG GAGAACTGTCCAGCCTGCAGCCAGCTTCCTCAAAACATCGAGATTTCCCCATCAGCTAAATTGCAGGAGATCTTGGATTACTTGACAAATAATGCTTCATT GCAAATGAAATCTCCTGCAATCACAGCAACTATGTATGGGGgaaataaaacactttatttACAG acAGTTGCTTCAATTGAAGAACGAACAAGGCCAAATCTTTCCAAGACACTAAAAG aacTGGGGCTTGTGGATGGCCAGGAACTTGCAGTTGCTGATGTTACTACACCACAGACTATGCTGTTCAAGCTTCACTTCACCACTTAA
- the UBA3 gene encoding NEDD8-activating enzyme E1 catalytic subunit isoform X1, protein MLCPRGCCPGKHQACKRVCALAKHRPQRRRGAVWEAEGNMADGEEPEKKRRRLEELLADGMAVDVGCGDTGDWDGRWNHVKKFLERSGPFTHPDFEPGTQALDFLLSTCKVLVIGAGGLGCELLKNLALSGFRQIHVIDMDTIDVSNLNRQFLFRPKDVGRPKAEVAAEFLNSRIPNCAVVAYFKKIQDMDESFYRQFHIIVCGLDSVIARRWINGMLMSFLHYEDGVLDPSSIIPLIDGGTEGFKGNVRVIIPGMTACVECTLELYPPQVNFPMCTIASMPRLPEHCIEYVRILQWPKEQPFGEGVALDGDDPEHIQWIYQKSLERASQFNIKGVTYRLTQGVVKRIIPAVASTNAAIAAVCATEVFKIATSAYIPLNNYLVFNDVDGLYTYTFEAERKENCPACSQLPQNIEISPSAKLQEILDYLTNNASLQMKSPAITATMYGGNKTLYLQTVASIEERTRPNLSKTLKELGLVDGQELAVADVTTPQTMLFKLHFTT, encoded by the exons ATGCTTTGTCCCCGAGGATGCTGCCCCGGGAAGCACC AGGCCTGCAAGCGTGTCTGCGCTCTGGCAAAGCACCGCCCACAGAGGCGCCGTGGGGCCGTGTGGGAAGCAGAGGGAAATATGGCGGATGGTGAGGAACC ggagaagaaaagaaggaggcTAGAGGAGCTGCTGGCGGATGG AATGGCTGTTGATGTTGGGTGTGGGGACACTGGAGACTGGGATGGTCGCTGGAACCATGTAAAGAAGTTCCTCGAGCGATCTGGACCATTCACACATCCTGATTTCGAGCCAGGCACTCAA GCTCTTGACTTTTTGTTAAGCACATGTAAAGTACTGGTTATTGGAGCAGGAGGATTAGGATGTGAACTCCTGAAAAACCTG GCCCTGTCTGGGTTTAGACAGATCCATGTTATTGACATGGATACTATAGATGTTTCTAATCTTAACCGACAGTTTCTGTTTCG ACCGAAGGATGTTGGGAGACCAAAAGCAGAAGTTGCAGCAGAATTCCTGAACAGCCGCATTCCCAACTGTGCTGTTGTAGC atattttaaaaagattcaAGACATGGATGAAAGCTTCTATCGAC aaTTTCATATTATTGTTTGTGGGCTGGACTCGGTAATTGCAAGAAGATGGATAAATGGGATGCTG ATGTCATTTCTACATTATGAAGATGGTGTACTGGATCCAAGTTCCATCATACCTTTAATAGACGGAGGAACAGAAGGTTTTAAAGGAAACGTTCGTGTGATTATTCCTGGTATGACAGCATGTGTTGAGTGCACGCTTGAGCTTTATCCACCACAG GTCAATTTTCCCATGTGTACTATTGCATCTATGCCCAGACTGCCAGAACATTGTATTGAGTACGTCAGGATATTGCAGTGGCCAAAAGAGCAACCTTTTGGAG AAGGTGTTGCATTGGATGGAGATGACCCTGAACATATACAGTGGATTTACCAGAAGTCTTTAGAAAGAGCATCACAATTTAATATCAAAGGTGTTACATACAGACTCACCCAAG GGGTGGTTAAACGAATTATTCCAGCAGTAGCTTCTACAAATGCAGCAATTGCAG CCGTTTGTGCCactgaagtttttaaaatagcCACAAG TGCATACATTCCCCTTAACAACTACTTGGTGTTTAATGATGTGGATGGATTGTACACGTACACGTTTGAAGCTGAAAGAAAG GAGAACTGTCCAGCCTGCAGCCAGCTTCCTCAAAACATCGAGATTTCCCCATCAGCTAAATTGCAGGAGATCTTGGATTACTTGACAAATAATGCTTCATT GCAAATGAAATCTCCTGCAATCACAGCAACTATGTATGGGGgaaataaaacactttatttACAG acAGTTGCTTCAATTGAAGAACGAACAAGGCCAAATCTTTCCAAGACACTAAAAG aacTGGGGCTTGTGGATGGCCAGGAACTTGCAGTTGCTGATGTTACTACACCACAGACTATGCTGTTCAAGCTTCACTTCACCACTTAA
- the UBA3 gene encoding NEDD8-activating enzyme E1 catalytic subunit isoform X6, producing MADGEEPEKKRRRLEELLADGMAVDVGCGDTGDWDGRWNHVKKFLERSGPFTHPDFEPGTQALDFLLSTCKVLVIGAGGLGCELLKNLALSGFRQIHVIDMDTIDVSNLNRQFLFRPKDVGRPKAEVAAEFLNSRIPNCAVVAYFKKIQDMDESFYRQFHIIVCGLDSVIARRWINGMLMSFLHYEDGVLDPSSIIPLIDGGTEGFKGNVRVIIPGMTACVECTLELYPPQVNFPMCTIASMPRLPEHCIEYVRILQWPKEQPFGEGVALDGDDPEHIQWIYQKSLERASQFNIKGVTYRLTQGVVKRIIPAVASTNAAIAAVCATEVFKIATSAYIPLNNYLVFNDVDGLYTYTFEAERKENCPACSQLPQNIEISPSAKLQEILDYLTNNASLQMKSPAITATMYGGNKTLYLQTVASIEERTRPNLSKTLKELGLVDGQELAVADVTTPQTMLFKLHFTT from the exons ATGGCGGATGGTGAGGAACC ggagaagaaaagaaggaggcTAGAGGAGCTGCTGGCGGATGG AATGGCTGTTGATGTTGGGTGTGGGGACACTGGAGACTGGGATGGTCGCTGGAACCATGTAAAGAAGTTCCTCGAGCGATCTGGACCATTCACACATCCTGATTTCGAGCCAGGCACTCAA GCTCTTGACTTTTTGTTAAGCACATGTAAAGTACTGGTTATTGGAGCAGGAGGATTAGGATGTGAACTCCTGAAAAACCTG GCCCTGTCTGGGTTTAGACAGATCCATGTTATTGACATGGATACTATAGATGTTTCTAATCTTAACCGACAGTTTCTGTTTCG ACCGAAGGATGTTGGGAGACCAAAAGCAGAAGTTGCAGCAGAATTCCTGAACAGCCGCATTCCCAACTGTGCTGTTGTAGC atattttaaaaagattcaAGACATGGATGAAAGCTTCTATCGAC aaTTTCATATTATTGTTTGTGGGCTGGACTCGGTAATTGCAAGAAGATGGATAAATGGGATGCTG ATGTCATTTCTACATTATGAAGATGGTGTACTGGATCCAAGTTCCATCATACCTTTAATAGACGGAGGAACAGAAGGTTTTAAAGGAAACGTTCGTGTGATTATTCCTGGTATGACAGCATGTGTTGAGTGCACGCTTGAGCTTTATCCACCACAG GTCAATTTTCCCATGTGTACTATTGCATCTATGCCCAGACTGCCAGAACATTGTATTGAGTACGTCAGGATATTGCAGTGGCCAAAAGAGCAACCTTTTGGAG AAGGTGTTGCATTGGATGGAGATGACCCTGAACATATACAGTGGATTTACCAGAAGTCTTTAGAAAGAGCATCACAATTTAATATCAAAGGTGTTACATACAGACTCACCCAAG GGGTGGTTAAACGAATTATTCCAGCAGTAGCTTCTACAAATGCAGCAATTGCAG CCGTTTGTGCCactgaagtttttaaaatagcCACAAG TGCATACATTCCCCTTAACAACTACTTGGTGTTTAATGATGTGGATGGATTGTACACGTACACGTTTGAAGCTGAAAGAAAG GAGAACTGTCCAGCCTGCAGCCAGCTTCCTCAAAACATCGAGATTTCCCCATCAGCTAAATTGCAGGAGATCTTGGATTACTTGACAAATAATGCTTCATT GCAAATGAAATCTCCTGCAATCACAGCAACTATGTATGGGGgaaataaaacactttatttACAG acAGTTGCTTCAATTGAAGAACGAACAAGGCCAAATCTTTCCAAGACACTAAAAG aacTGGGGCTTGTGGATGGCCAGGAACTTGCAGTTGCTGATGTTACTACACCACAGACTATGCTGTTCAAGCTTCACTTCACCACTTAA
- the UBA3 gene encoding NEDD8-activating enzyme E1 catalytic subunit isoform X4 codes for MADGEEPMAVDVGCGDTGDWDGRWNHVKKFLERSGPFTHPDFEPGTQALDFLLSTCKVLVIGAGGLGCELLKNLALSGFRQIHVIDMDTIDVSNLNRQFLFRPKDVGRPKAEVAAEFLNSRIPNCAVVAYFKKIQDMDESFYRQFHIIVCGLDSVIARRWINGMLMSFLHYEDGVLDPSSIIPLIDGGTEGFKGNVRVIIPGMTACVECTLELYPPQVNFPMCTIASMPRLPEHCIEYVRILQWPKEQPFGEGVALDGDDPEHIQWIYQKSLERASQFNIKGVTYRLTQGVVKRIIPAVASTNAAIAAVCATEVFKIATSAYIPLNNYLVFNDVDGLYTYTFEAERKENCPACSQLPQNIEISPSAKLQEILDYLTNNASLQMKSPAITATMYGGNKTLYLQTVASIEERTRPNLSKTLKELGLVDGQELAVADVTTPQTMLFKLHFTT; via the exons ATGGCGGATGGTGAGGAACC AATGGCTGTTGATGTTGGGTGTGGGGACACTGGAGACTGGGATGGTCGCTGGAACCATGTAAAGAAGTTCCTCGAGCGATCTGGACCATTCACACATCCTGATTTCGAGCCAGGCACTCAA GCTCTTGACTTTTTGTTAAGCACATGTAAAGTACTGGTTATTGGAGCAGGAGGATTAGGATGTGAACTCCTGAAAAACCTG GCCCTGTCTGGGTTTAGACAGATCCATGTTATTGACATGGATACTATAGATGTTTCTAATCTTAACCGACAGTTTCTGTTTCG ACCGAAGGATGTTGGGAGACCAAAAGCAGAAGTTGCAGCAGAATTCCTGAACAGCCGCATTCCCAACTGTGCTGTTGTAGC atattttaaaaagattcaAGACATGGATGAAAGCTTCTATCGAC aaTTTCATATTATTGTTTGTGGGCTGGACTCGGTAATTGCAAGAAGATGGATAAATGGGATGCTG ATGTCATTTCTACATTATGAAGATGGTGTACTGGATCCAAGTTCCATCATACCTTTAATAGACGGAGGAACAGAAGGTTTTAAAGGAAACGTTCGTGTGATTATTCCTGGTATGACAGCATGTGTTGAGTGCACGCTTGAGCTTTATCCACCACAG GTCAATTTTCCCATGTGTACTATTGCATCTATGCCCAGACTGCCAGAACATTGTATTGAGTACGTCAGGATATTGCAGTGGCCAAAAGAGCAACCTTTTGGAG AAGGTGTTGCATTGGATGGAGATGACCCTGAACATATACAGTGGATTTACCAGAAGTCTTTAGAAAGAGCATCACAATTTAATATCAAAGGTGTTACATACAGACTCACCCAAG GGGTGGTTAAACGAATTATTCCAGCAGTAGCTTCTACAAATGCAGCAATTGCAG CCGTTTGTGCCactgaagtttttaaaatagcCACAAG TGCATACATTCCCCTTAACAACTACTTGGTGTTTAATGATGTGGATGGATTGTACACGTACACGTTTGAAGCTGAAAGAAAG GAGAACTGTCCAGCCTGCAGCCAGCTTCCTCAAAACATCGAGATTTCCCCATCAGCTAAATTGCAGGAGATCTTGGATTACTTGACAAATAATGCTTCATT GCAAATGAAATCTCCTGCAATCACAGCAACTATGTATGGGGgaaataaaacactttatttACAG acAGTTGCTTCAATTGAAGAACGAACAAGGCCAAATCTTTCCAAGACACTAAAAG aacTGGGGCTTGTGGATGGCCAGGAACTTGCAGTTGCTGATGTTACTACACCACAGACTATGCTGTTCAAGCTTCACTTCACCACTTAA
- the UBA3 gene encoding NEDD8-activating enzyme E1 catalytic subunit isoform X3 — MLPREAPGLQACLRSGKAPPTEAPWGRVGSRGKYGGWEKKRRRLEELLADGMAVDVGCGDTGDWDGRWNHVKKFLERSGPFTHPDFEPGTQALDFLLSTCKVLVIGAGGLGCELLKNLALSGFRQIHVIDMDTIDVSNLNRQFLFRPKDVGRPKAEVAAEFLNSRIPNCAVVAYFKKIQDMDESFYRQFHIIVCGLDSVIARRWINGMLMSFLHYEDGVLDPSSIIPLIDGGTEGFKGNVRVIIPGMTACVECTLELYPPQVNFPMCTIASMPRLPEHCIEYVRILQWPKEQPFGEGVALDGDDPEHIQWIYQKSLERASQFNIKGVTYRLTQGVVKRIIPAVASTNAAIAAVCATEVFKIATSAYIPLNNYLVFNDVDGLYTYTFEAERKENCPACSQLPQNIEISPSAKLQEILDYLTNNASLQMKSPAITATMYGGNKTLYLQTVASIEERTRPNLSKTLKELGLVDGQELAVADVTTPQTMLFKLHFTT; from the exons ATGCTGCCCCGGGAAGCACC AGGCCTGCAAGCGTGTCTGCGCTCTGGCAAAGCACCGCCCACAGAGGCGCCGTGGGGCCGTGTGGGAAGCAGAGGGAAATATGGCGGATG ggagaagaaaagaaggaggcTAGAGGAGCTGCTGGCGGATGG AATGGCTGTTGATGTTGGGTGTGGGGACACTGGAGACTGGGATGGTCGCTGGAACCATGTAAAGAAGTTCCTCGAGCGATCTGGACCATTCACACATCCTGATTTCGAGCCAGGCACTCAA GCTCTTGACTTTTTGTTAAGCACATGTAAAGTACTGGTTATTGGAGCAGGAGGATTAGGATGTGAACTCCTGAAAAACCTG GCCCTGTCTGGGTTTAGACAGATCCATGTTATTGACATGGATACTATAGATGTTTCTAATCTTAACCGACAGTTTCTGTTTCG ACCGAAGGATGTTGGGAGACCAAAAGCAGAAGTTGCAGCAGAATTCCTGAACAGCCGCATTCCCAACTGTGCTGTTGTAGC atattttaaaaagattcaAGACATGGATGAAAGCTTCTATCGAC aaTTTCATATTATTGTTTGTGGGCTGGACTCGGTAATTGCAAGAAGATGGATAAATGGGATGCTG ATGTCATTTCTACATTATGAAGATGGTGTACTGGATCCAAGTTCCATCATACCTTTAATAGACGGAGGAACAGAAGGTTTTAAAGGAAACGTTCGTGTGATTATTCCTGGTATGACAGCATGTGTTGAGTGCACGCTTGAGCTTTATCCACCACAG GTCAATTTTCCCATGTGTACTATTGCATCTATGCCCAGACTGCCAGAACATTGTATTGAGTACGTCAGGATATTGCAGTGGCCAAAAGAGCAACCTTTTGGAG AAGGTGTTGCATTGGATGGAGATGACCCTGAACATATACAGTGGATTTACCAGAAGTCTTTAGAAAGAGCATCACAATTTAATATCAAAGGTGTTACATACAGACTCACCCAAG GGGTGGTTAAACGAATTATTCCAGCAGTAGCTTCTACAAATGCAGCAATTGCAG CCGTTTGTGCCactgaagtttttaaaatagcCACAAG TGCATACATTCCCCTTAACAACTACTTGGTGTTTAATGATGTGGATGGATTGTACACGTACACGTTTGAAGCTGAAAGAAAG GAGAACTGTCCAGCCTGCAGCCAGCTTCCTCAAAACATCGAGATTTCCCCATCAGCTAAATTGCAGGAGATCTTGGATTACTTGACAAATAATGCTTCATT GCAAATGAAATCTCCTGCAATCACAGCAACTATGTATGGGGgaaataaaacactttatttACAG acAGTTGCTTCAATTGAAGAACGAACAAGGCCAAATCTTTCCAAGACACTAAAAG aacTGGGGCTTGTGGATGGCCAGGAACTTGCAGTTGCTGATGTTACTACACCACAGACTATGCTGTTCAAGCTTCACTTCACCACTTAA
- the UBA3 gene encoding NEDD8-activating enzyme E1 catalytic subunit isoform X2, with amino-acid sequence MLPREAPGLQACLRSGKAPPTEAPWGRVGSRGKYGGWEKKRRRLEELLADGLVRGCGMAVDVGCGDTGDWDGRWNHVKKFLERSGPFTHPDFEPGTQALDFLLSTCKVLVIGAGGLGCELLKNLALSGFRQIHVIDMDTIDVSNLNRQFLFRPKDVGRPKAEVAAEFLNSRIPNCAVVAYFKKIQDMDESFYRQFHIIVCGLDSVIARRWINGMLMSFLHYEDGVLDPSSIIPLIDGGTEGFKGNVRVIIPGMTACVECTLELYPPQVNFPMCTIASMPRLPEHCIEYVRILQWPKEQPFGEGVALDGDDPEHIQWIYQKSLERASQFNIKGVTYRLTQGVVKRIIPAVASTNAAIAAVCATEVFKIATSAYIPLNNYLVFNDVDGLYTYTFEAERKENCPACSQLPQNIEISPSAKLQEILDYLTNNASLQMKSPAITATMYGGNKTLYLQTVASIEERTRPNLSKTLKELGLVDGQELAVADVTTPQTMLFKLHFTT; translated from the exons ATGCTGCCCCGGGAAGCACC AGGCCTGCAAGCGTGTCTGCGCTCTGGCAAAGCACCGCCCACAGAGGCGCCGTGGGGCCGTGTGGGAAGCAGAGGGAAATATGGCGGATG ggagaagaaaagaaggaggcTAGAGGAGCTGCTGGCGGATGGGTTAGTGCGGGGCTGCGG AATGGCTGTTGATGTTGGGTGTGGGGACACTGGAGACTGGGATGGTCGCTGGAACCATGTAAAGAAGTTCCTCGAGCGATCTGGACCATTCACACATCCTGATTTCGAGCCAGGCACTCAA GCTCTTGACTTTTTGTTAAGCACATGTAAAGTACTGGTTATTGGAGCAGGAGGATTAGGATGTGAACTCCTGAAAAACCTG GCCCTGTCTGGGTTTAGACAGATCCATGTTATTGACATGGATACTATAGATGTTTCTAATCTTAACCGACAGTTTCTGTTTCG ACCGAAGGATGTTGGGAGACCAAAAGCAGAAGTTGCAGCAGAATTCCTGAACAGCCGCATTCCCAACTGTGCTGTTGTAGC atattttaaaaagattcaAGACATGGATGAAAGCTTCTATCGAC aaTTTCATATTATTGTTTGTGGGCTGGACTCGGTAATTGCAAGAAGATGGATAAATGGGATGCTG ATGTCATTTCTACATTATGAAGATGGTGTACTGGATCCAAGTTCCATCATACCTTTAATAGACGGAGGAACAGAAGGTTTTAAAGGAAACGTTCGTGTGATTATTCCTGGTATGACAGCATGTGTTGAGTGCACGCTTGAGCTTTATCCACCACAG GTCAATTTTCCCATGTGTACTATTGCATCTATGCCCAGACTGCCAGAACATTGTATTGAGTACGTCAGGATATTGCAGTGGCCAAAAGAGCAACCTTTTGGAG AAGGTGTTGCATTGGATGGAGATGACCCTGAACATATACAGTGGATTTACCAGAAGTCTTTAGAAAGAGCATCACAATTTAATATCAAAGGTGTTACATACAGACTCACCCAAG GGGTGGTTAAACGAATTATTCCAGCAGTAGCTTCTACAAATGCAGCAATTGCAG CCGTTTGTGCCactgaagtttttaaaatagcCACAAG TGCATACATTCCCCTTAACAACTACTTGGTGTTTAATGATGTGGATGGATTGTACACGTACACGTTTGAAGCTGAAAGAAAG GAGAACTGTCCAGCCTGCAGCCAGCTTCCTCAAAACATCGAGATTTCCCCATCAGCTAAATTGCAGGAGATCTTGGATTACTTGACAAATAATGCTTCATT GCAAATGAAATCTCCTGCAATCACAGCAACTATGTATGGGGgaaataaaacactttatttACAG acAGTTGCTTCAATTGAAGAACGAACAAGGCCAAATCTTTCCAAGACACTAAAAG aacTGGGGCTTGTGGATGGCCAGGAACTTGCAGTTGCTGATGTTACTACACCACAGACTATGCTGTTCAAGCTTCACTTCACCACTTAA
- the ARL6IP5 gene encoding PRA1 family protein 3 encodes MEVQVAPLRAWDDFFPGSDRFARPDFKDISKWNNRVVNNLLYYQTNYLMVAAAVVSIVGFLSPLNMLIGGTVVVLVFMGFVWVSHNKDILRRLKKQYPTTFVVVIMLSSYFLISYLGDVMVFMFGITLPLLLMFVHASLRLRNIKNKLENKIEGIGLKKTPMGIILDALEQQEDSINKLADYISKAKE; translated from the exons ATGGAGGTGCAGGTGGCGCCGCTGCGGGCCTGGGACGATTTCTTCCCCGGCTCGGACCGCTTCGCCCGGCCCGACTTCAAGGACATCTCGAAATGGAACAACAGGGTGGTCAACAACCTGCTCTACTACCAGACCAACTACCTGATGGTGGCCGCTGCCGTTGTCTCCATTGTGGG aTTTCTGAGTCCCTTGAATATGCTTATTGGCGGTactgtggtggtgctggtgttcATGGGGTTTGTGTGGGTATCACACAACAAGGATATACTCCGCAGGCTGAAGAAGCAATACCCAACCACATTTGTAGTGGTCATCATGCTGTCTAGCTACTTCTTGATCTCCTATCTGGGAGATGTCATGGTGTTCATGTTTGGGATCACGCTTCCTCTCCTCT TGATGTTTGTCCATGCTTCTCTGAGGCTCCGGAACATAAAGAACAAGCTGGAGAACAAGATTGAAGGAATAGGCTTGAAGAAGACCCCAATGGGCATCATACTGGATGCTCTAGAACAGCAAGAGGATAGCATCAACAAACTGGCTGACTACATATCTAAAGCAAAGGAGTAA
- the UBA3 gene encoding NEDD8-activating enzyme E1 catalytic subunit isoform X5, whose amino-acid sequence MADGEEPEKKRRRLEELLADGLVRGCGMAVDVGCGDTGDWDGRWNHVKKFLERSGPFTHPDFEPGTQALDFLLSTCKVLVIGAGGLGCELLKNLALSGFRQIHVIDMDTIDVSNLNRQFLFRPKDVGRPKAEVAAEFLNSRIPNCAVVAYFKKIQDMDESFYRQFHIIVCGLDSVIARRWINGMLMSFLHYEDGVLDPSSIIPLIDGGTEGFKGNVRVIIPGMTACVECTLELYPPQVNFPMCTIASMPRLPEHCIEYVRILQWPKEQPFGEGVALDGDDPEHIQWIYQKSLERASQFNIKGVTYRLTQGVVKRIIPAVASTNAAIAAVCATEVFKIATSAYIPLNNYLVFNDVDGLYTYTFEAERKENCPACSQLPQNIEISPSAKLQEILDYLTNNASLQMKSPAITATMYGGNKTLYLQTVASIEERTRPNLSKTLKELGLVDGQELAVADVTTPQTMLFKLHFTT is encoded by the exons ATGGCGGATGGTGAGGAACC ggagaagaaaagaaggaggcTAGAGGAGCTGCTGGCGGATGGGTTAGTGCGGGGCTGCGG AATGGCTGTTGATGTTGGGTGTGGGGACACTGGAGACTGGGATGGTCGCTGGAACCATGTAAAGAAGTTCCTCGAGCGATCTGGACCATTCACACATCCTGATTTCGAGCCAGGCACTCAA GCTCTTGACTTTTTGTTAAGCACATGTAAAGTACTGGTTATTGGAGCAGGAGGATTAGGATGTGAACTCCTGAAAAACCTG GCCCTGTCTGGGTTTAGACAGATCCATGTTATTGACATGGATACTATAGATGTTTCTAATCTTAACCGACAGTTTCTGTTTCG ACCGAAGGATGTTGGGAGACCAAAAGCAGAAGTTGCAGCAGAATTCCTGAACAGCCGCATTCCCAACTGTGCTGTTGTAGC atattttaaaaagattcaAGACATGGATGAAAGCTTCTATCGAC aaTTTCATATTATTGTTTGTGGGCTGGACTCGGTAATTGCAAGAAGATGGATAAATGGGATGCTG ATGTCATTTCTACATTATGAAGATGGTGTACTGGATCCAAGTTCCATCATACCTTTAATAGACGGAGGAACAGAAGGTTTTAAAGGAAACGTTCGTGTGATTATTCCTGGTATGACAGCATGTGTTGAGTGCACGCTTGAGCTTTATCCACCACAG GTCAATTTTCCCATGTGTACTATTGCATCTATGCCCAGACTGCCAGAACATTGTATTGAGTACGTCAGGATATTGCAGTGGCCAAAAGAGCAACCTTTTGGAG AAGGTGTTGCATTGGATGGAGATGACCCTGAACATATACAGTGGATTTACCAGAAGTCTTTAGAAAGAGCATCACAATTTAATATCAAAGGTGTTACATACAGACTCACCCAAG GGGTGGTTAAACGAATTATTCCAGCAGTAGCTTCTACAAATGCAGCAATTGCAG CCGTTTGTGCCactgaagtttttaaaatagcCACAAG TGCATACATTCCCCTTAACAACTACTTGGTGTTTAATGATGTGGATGGATTGTACACGTACACGTTTGAAGCTGAAAGAAAG GAGAACTGTCCAGCCTGCAGCCAGCTTCCTCAAAACATCGAGATTTCCCCATCAGCTAAATTGCAGGAGATCTTGGATTACTTGACAAATAATGCTTCATT GCAAATGAAATCTCCTGCAATCACAGCAACTATGTATGGGGgaaataaaacactttatttACAG acAGTTGCTTCAATTGAAGAACGAACAAGGCCAAATCTTTCCAAGACACTAAAAG aacTGGGGCTTGTGGATGGCCAGGAACTTGCAGTTGCTGATGTTACTACACCACAGACTATGCTGTTCAAGCTTCACTTCACCACTTAA